Sequence from the Fusobacterium russii ATCC 25533 genome:
TCAATTTTAGAATTTTTATAAGTTGTGTCTGTTGAAAACAATTTTTTTGAAAATTTTACCGAAAAAATATTCTCTCCCTTGTGAACTCTTCCATAACTTTCTCTTCTATCTATTCTTTCAAAACCCAAGATTATATCAGGCATAAAGCTGTCATATTTATTATACTTTGTTCTTTCATTCAAAACTTTTAAATTTAATTCCAACTCATTTAAATCAAGTATCATATATTTTTCAATTAATTTATTAAAATTAACTTTTTTATAGTTTATATCTTTTAAAGTATAATTTTGAAGATTTATTCCATAGTCATTTTTTCCTATTTGATAAAGTGCCTCAAGATTTTTATTCAGAACAACTATCTTTAGCTCCATATCTTCCAATTCAATCTCAGCAGCTTCTAAGCTTATTTTAGCTTCCATTCCCAAGTTAAATTTTTCCTTCACTCTTTTAACTTCATTTTTGTAATATTTACTTGCTTCCTTTAAATACATTAATTCATTTCTCATATCCAATATATTTTGATATAGATCTAAAAATTCAAGTTTTTTCTTCTCTATATTTTTTAAATATTCAACTTTATTAAGTTTTTTACTTAAAGTATTTACTTCCACTTCACTTTTATATTTTGAATAAAATAAATCCTTAATATTTTTTTCTACTCCATAACTTATATAGCTTTTCCTATTTTCTACATAATTATAGTTTAAAAATAAAGATCCATAGGCAAGCTTATTTTGTAATGTTTTATCATACTTTCTAAGTCTATCTTCCATAGAATTCTCTATTGCATTAAAATTACTGGAAAACTCCAAACCATTAAAATCTCCCAGTTTATTATCTTTTATTAAATTGTTTATTTTTTCTTCATTATTTTTGTATAAGTTCAATTCATAACTATTCAAACTATTTTCTATTTGAGAAAAAATATCATCAACTGATATTTCATTTCCTAAACTGTAAAAAAATATACTTAAATTAATTATCAATGTTGTTAAAAATATTCTGCCTCTCATAATTTCCTTCCAAACTTAAATTTCCTTTATTTTTTTTAAAGCATTTTCAAACTTTTTTTCAAACCATTCCCGTAATTCCAATGGCTCTAAAATAAGGGCTTCATCTAAAAAGTATGAAAAATATTTTTTAGCTTGTTCCTCCGAGCATTCAAAATCAAACTCATTACCTTTTTCTGATATAAGCTTAGGTCTATTTACTTTAGAAACTTTTAAAAGCCTTCTTCCTTCATCTGTAAGCCTTACTTTTATTTTTCTTCCCTGCGATAAAAAAGGATCGAAATTTTCTATAATTGACTTAATATACTCTTCTTCATCCCACTTACCGAGTTCAGATAATGTGTAAACCTGTTTTAAATTGCTTAATTTATAATTTTTATATCTTTTTTCTTCAATATCATAGCAAAAGATATAGTTGGCTATTTCTAAATCCGAACTTCCTATATGATATGGTGTAACTGTTGCCTTCCTTTCGTCATTAAAAGTTATTACTATATTTTTTCTATCCTTTATTGCTAAATTAACTCTTTCTATAACTTCTTTAAATACAAATAGTTCTCTTACATTTTTCTGATTACTGCTGTACTTTAAGAGTAGATTTCTCATAAATTCAGATTCATTTAAAACTTTTTTATCTCTTAAAACTTCATAATAGACCAAACTATTTTCT
This genomic interval carries:
- a CDS encoding TolC family protein: MRGRIFLTTLIINLSIFFYSLGNEISVDDIFSQIENSLNSYELNLYKNNEEKINNLIKDNKLGDFNGLEFSSNFNAIENSMEDRLRKYDKTLQNKLAYGSLFLNYNYVENRKSYISYGVEKNIKDLFYSKYKSEVEVNTLSKKLNKVEYLKNIEKKKLEFLDLYQNILDMRNELMYLKEASKYYKNEVKRVKEKFNLGMEAKISLEAAEIELEDMELKIVVLNKNLEALYQIGKNDYGINLQNYTLKDINYKKVNFNKLIEKYMILDLNELELNLKVLNERTKYNKYDSFMPDIILGFERIDRRESYGRVHKGENIFSVKFSKKLFSTDTTYKNSKIEEEKLKENLKEKKKEIENEKIKLIATYEELEKSLEINRRKLDIVKKRYEIKKKENELNRASYLDVIDTYRTYLAQEIETKKIKNNLYAFMYKIDIKATYEVKSE
- a CDS encoding WYL domain-containing protein, translating into MKKIKVTIPKNIYEIVRNDLRDFGISNNHFMNYLFSNLKDNYEDYGSKNIDIPSLTKEKKFIQFNLNKENSLVYYEVLRDKKVLNESEFMRNLLLKYSSNQKNVRELFVFKEVIERVNLAIKDRKNIVITFNDERKATVTPYHIGSSDLEIANYIFCYDIEEKRYKNYKLSNLKQVYTLSELGKWDEEEYIKSIIENFDPFLSQGRKIKVRLTDEGRRLLKVSKVNRPKLISEKGNEFDFECSEEQAKKYFSYFLDEALILEPLELREWFEKKFENALKKIKEI